A window from Neorhizobium sp. NCHU2750 encodes these proteins:
- a CDS encoding substrate-binding domain-containing protein, protein MKRRQFLATVAPAAIAVMIAGPAFADAIADAKAVVAKYASKVDKWDGPTSGPKAAAGKSVVIVAADMKNGGILGVVNGIEEAAKAIGWKVNVLDSAGSVEGRTAAFGQALTLKPNGIIITGFDAIEQKPAMAEAKKAGIPMVAWHAAPAVGPVDEVGVFANVTTDAMQVSKAAADYAFVDAGGKPGVIIFTDSTYAIAIAKADKMKAEIEALGGTVLEYVDTPIAETSQRMPQLTTTLLQKYGAKWTHSLAINDIYFDFMGPSLSAAGIAGDGAPKSVAAGDGSESAYQRIRAKQYQSVTVAEPLNLQGWQLVDELNRAFAGEKWSGYVSPLHVVTADNVEFDGGPKNTFDPDNGYRSEYRKIWGK, encoded by the coding sequence GTGAAACGCAGACAATTTCTGGCAACCGTCGCACCGGCCGCAATCGCCGTGATGATAGCAGGACCCGCATTTGCCGACGCCATTGCCGATGCCAAGGCCGTGGTGGCCAAGTATGCAAGCAAGGTCGACAAGTGGGACGGTCCGACAAGCGGTCCCAAGGCCGCCGCGGGCAAGTCGGTGGTGATCGTTGCCGCCGATATGAAGAACGGCGGCATTCTCGGCGTCGTCAACGGTATCGAGGAGGCTGCCAAGGCAATCGGCTGGAAGGTGAACGTACTTGATAGCGCCGGATCGGTTGAAGGACGCACTGCCGCCTTCGGTCAGGCGCTGACATTGAAGCCGAACGGCATCATCATTACCGGTTTCGATGCCATCGAGCAGAAACCGGCAATGGCGGAAGCCAAGAAGGCGGGCATTCCGATGGTTGCCTGGCATGCGGCGCCCGCCGTCGGTCCTGTCGATGAGGTGGGCGTTTTCGCCAATGTCACGACTGACGCGATGCAGGTGTCGAAGGCCGCTGCCGACTACGCCTTTGTCGATGCCGGCGGCAAGCCGGGCGTCATCATCTTCACCGACTCCACCTACGCGATTGCGATTGCCAAGGCCGACAAGATGAAGGCCGAGATCGAGGCGCTGGGCGGTACCGTGCTCGAATATGTCGATACGCCGATTGCCGAGACCTCCCAGCGCATGCCGCAACTGACTACCACGCTGCTGCAGAAATACGGAGCCAAATGGACGCATTCGCTGGCGATCAATGACATATACTTCGACTTCATGGGGCCGTCGCTTTCGGCTGCAGGCATTGCCGGAGACGGTGCGCCGAAGAGTGTTGCCGCAGGCGACGGGTCTGAAAGCGCTTACCAGCGCATCCGCGCCAAGCAATATCAGTCTGTGACGGTTGCCGAGCCGCTCAATCTACAGGGCTGGCAGCTTGTGGACGAACTCAACCGGGCCTTTGCAGGTGAGAAGTGGTCCGGTTACGTTTCCCCGCTGCATGTCGTGACGGCAGACAATGTCGAGTTCGATGGCGGGCCTAAAAACACGTTCGACCCCGATAACGGCTATCGCAGCGAATACAGGAAGATCTGGGGCAAATAA
- a CDS encoding ABC transporter permease, with translation MQSIQSNALEPTKSELRGLSLADKLKRLLPVYGLVILTVLLIVLFSIMLPDTFPTALNLRSIIANKTIIAILSLAAMIPMACGRIDLTIGYGIVLWHILAISLQTMFGLPWPVAVVIVLLLGALTGLLNGVLVEVAKIDSFIATLGTGTVIYAIALWHTGGRQVVGVLPDGFLALNGTFLFGLPITGYYVLALALVMWIVFEYSPIGRYVYAIGASPKAAALNGIPVRRFVVGAFIVSGTLSAVAGVLLASRLRIGQASVGLEYLLPALVGAFLGSTTIKPGRVNVWGTMIGVIILAVGIAGIQQIGGSFFVEPLFNGVTLLVAIGIAGYAQRRRGGASVVKPKELAEKTAEKSS, from the coding sequence ATGCAATCCATCCAATCCAATGCGCTCGAGCCGACCAAATCGGAACTGAGAGGCCTATCTCTGGCCGACAAGCTGAAACGCCTATTGCCCGTCTACGGACTGGTCATCCTGACCGTGCTGTTGATCGTCCTCTTTTCGATCATGCTCCCGGATACGTTCCCGACTGCCCTGAACCTGCGCTCGATCATTGCCAACAAGACGATCATCGCCATTCTGTCATTGGCTGCGATGATCCCCATGGCCTGTGGCCGTATCGACCTTACGATCGGCTATGGCATCGTGCTGTGGCATATCCTTGCGATCAGTCTGCAGACCATGTTCGGCCTTCCATGGCCGGTGGCCGTCGTCATCGTGCTGCTGCTTGGCGCCCTGACCGGCCTGCTCAATGGTGTGCTGGTCGAAGTCGCCAAGATCGACAGTTTCATTGCGACGCTCGGCACCGGTACGGTTATTTACGCCATCGCGCTCTGGCACACCGGCGGCCGTCAGGTTGTCGGCGTCCTGCCTGACGGGTTTCTGGCGCTCAACGGAACGTTCCTGTTCGGCCTGCCGATCACTGGCTACTACGTTCTGGCGCTGGCGCTCGTCATGTGGATCGTATTCGAATACTCGCCGATCGGCCGTTATGTCTACGCGATCGGCGCCAGCCCGAAGGCGGCCGCGCTGAACGGGATTCCGGTTCGCCGGTTCGTGGTCGGCGCCTTCATCGTATCCGGTACGCTCTCGGCCGTTGCCGGGGTATTGCTGGCGTCGCGCCTTCGCATCGGCCAGGCGAGCGTCGGCCTCGAATACCTGCTGCCGGCGCTCGTCGGCGCATTCCTGGGCTCGACGACGATCAAGCCCGGCAGGGTCAACGTCTGGGGCACCATGATCGGCGTCATCATTCTCGCGGTCGGCATCGCGGGCATCCAGCAGATCGGCGGCTCATTCTTCGTCGAACCGCTCTTCAACGGCGTCACTCTTCTCGTTGCGATCGGTATTGCCGGCTATGCCCAGCGCCGGCGCGGCGGCGCGAGTGTCGTCAAACCGAAGGAGCTGGCGGAAAAGACTGCCGAGAAGTCATCCTGA
- a CDS encoding LacI family DNA-binding transcriptional regulator produces MGNDRMPTMADIARKTGVSPMTVSRAFKSGSLINKDTRDAILQAAEELGYVFDSTASNLRSKKTDFIAVTIPSINNANFADTVGGLSEVLNARGFQILLGYTNYDVQEEERLIEQFLRRKPQAIAVTGGKHTRRARKLLENANVPVIETWDMPSEPIDHSVGFSNAEAVRSMVDHFVAVGYRRIAFIGGDASRDTRGSDRRLGFIAALHDHGLEASRLIDAGTPPISMREGANAMARLLVEFPDTEAVICVSDLSAFGALTECQRRGVNVPADMAIGGFGDYEIGAISVPSLTTINAHSRQIGARTGALILDLLDGKEHSRQVNILPELIVRESSR; encoded by the coding sequence ATGGGTAACGACAGAATGCCGACTATGGCGGATATCGCGCGAAAGACAGGCGTCTCGCCGATGACCGTGTCTCGCGCATTCAAGTCGGGCAGCCTGATCAACAAGGATACCCGCGACGCCATTCTCCAGGCGGCGGAAGAACTCGGTTACGTCTTCGATTCCACAGCGTCGAACCTGCGCTCCAAGAAGACTGATTTCATTGCCGTCACCATACCCTCGATCAACAATGCCAATTTTGCCGACACTGTCGGTGGGTTATCGGAGGTGCTGAATGCCCGCGGTTTCCAGATCCTGCTCGGTTACACGAATTACGATGTGCAGGAGGAGGAGCGGTTGATCGAGCAGTTTCTGCGGCGTAAGCCACAGGCAATCGCCGTGACTGGTGGCAAGCATACCCGGCGCGCCCGCAAGCTCCTGGAAAACGCCAATGTGCCGGTGATCGAAACCTGGGACATGCCATCTGAACCGATTGATCATTCCGTCGGCTTTTCCAATGCGGAGGCCGTGCGCAGCATGGTCGACCATTTCGTCGCGGTCGGCTACCGCCGTATCGCCTTCATCGGTGGCGATGCGAGCCGCGATACGCGCGGCAGCGATCGCCGGCTCGGCTTCATCGCGGCCCTGCATGATCACGGGCTTGAGGCGTCGCGCCTGATCGATGCCGGCACTCCGCCGATTTCGATGCGGGAAGGCGCTAATGCCATGGCCCGCCTGCTCGTCGAATTCCCTGACACCGAGGCGGTGATCTGTGTTTCCGACCTTTCCGCATTCGGTGCCTTGACCGAATGTCAGCGGCGCGGCGTGAATGTTCCCGCCGACATGGCGATCGGCGGCTTCGGCGATTACGAGATCGGTGCGATCTCGGTTCCCTCGCTGACCACCATCAATGCTCATTCCCGCCAGATCGGCGCCCGTACCGGAGCGCTGATCCTCGATCTTCTGGACGGCAAGGAACACTCCCGTCAGGTGAATATTCTGCCCGAGTTGATTGTGCGCGAGAGCAGCCGTTAA
- a CDS encoding 2-hydroxyacid dehydrogenase, whose translation MSKIEILQVGPYPVWDEERLNANFTMHRYFEATEKADFLRKKGSEIRGIATRGELGANRAMIEALPKLEVISVYGVGYDAVDLAAARERGIRVTNTPDVLTKDVADLGVAMMLAQARGMIGGESWVRSGDWAKKGLYPLKSRVHGKRAGVLGLGRIGFEVAKRLAGFDMDIAYSDVSAKDYAPDWAFVADPVDLAARSDFLFVTLAASAETRHIVGQKVIEALGPEGMLINISRASNIDEAALLDALESKALGAAALDVFDGEPNLNARFLALDNVLLQPHMASGTFETRKAMGALVFDNLSAHFEGRPLLTPVL comes from the coding sequence TTGAGTAAGATAGAAATCCTTCAGGTCGGCCCTTATCCTGTCTGGGATGAGGAGCGGCTGAACGCAAATTTCACCATGCACCGCTATTTCGAAGCGACCGAGAAAGCTGACTTTCTGAGAAAGAAAGGCAGCGAAATCAGAGGGATTGCCACACGCGGAGAGCTTGGTGCAAACCGCGCCATGATCGAGGCGCTTCCCAAGCTCGAAGTCATCAGCGTCTATGGCGTCGGTTACGACGCGGTCGATCTGGCAGCGGCGCGGGAGCGCGGTATCCGGGTTACCAACACGCCAGACGTTCTGACCAAGGACGTGGCGGATCTGGGCGTTGCAATGATGCTGGCGCAGGCGCGCGGCATGATCGGTGGCGAAAGCTGGGTGCGGAGCGGCGACTGGGCCAAGAAGGGCCTTTATCCGCTGAAGTCGCGCGTGCATGGAAAGCGTGCCGGCGTACTCGGTCTCGGTCGTATCGGCTTCGAGGTCGCCAAACGCCTCGCCGGTTTCGATATGGACATCGCCTATAGCGACGTGAGCGCGAAAGATTATGCCCCCGATTGGGCATTCGTCGCTGATCCGGTCGATCTGGCTGCACGCTCCGATTTCCTGTTCGTCACTCTCGCCGCATCCGCCGAAACCCGCCATATCGTTGGCCAGAAGGTGATCGAGGCGCTTGGGCCGGAAGGTATGCTGATCAACATTTCAAGGGCCTCCAACATCGATGAAGCGGCTCTTCTCGATGCACTGGAAAGCAAGGCGCTCGGAGCCGCGGCACTCGACGTGTTCGATGGCGAACCAAATCTCAATGCGCGTTTCCTGGCGCTCGATAATGTGCTCCTGCAGCCCCATATGGCATCGGGAACATTTGAGACCCGCAAGGCAATGGGCGCGCTGGTGTTCGACAATCTTTCGGCCCATTTTGAAGGCCGGCCGCTGTTGACCCCGGTTCTGTGA
- a CDS encoding sugar ABC transporter ATP-binding protein: MGEDRFLEFRAVSKEFGGTKALTDVSLELRRGEILALLGENGAGKSTLIKTLAGIYKPDGGEILFRGEPYHHRPPKPNERQPVAFIHQDLGLIEWMTVAENVGLAQGFSMRRKLIDWNATARRTAEALKLVGCDFDPSTRVQSLTRTEKSLVAIARALAVEADVLVLDEPTASLPADEVERLFTAIRPLRDRGVGMIYVSHRLDEIFRIADRVAVLRDGRLVGETPVADTNPDELIRMIVGRKANQLFSKAHSALGETLVSVKDLACRGAGPVSFDLKKGELLGLVGLRGAGQELIGRALFGAEPASGEVKIRGAKPDLRSPETAIGSGIGLIARDRTEESVAMSLSLRENTYLNPGASGRGLSSFLSPAKEAEMARSIGEKVGLRPNDQSLAIEALSGGNQQKVVVGRWLATGRKLLIAEDPTAGVDVGAKAEIYRLIAAAVEEGLAVLVISTDFEEIAHICHRALVFSRGVIVRELVGEDLTTSAVIAAASASEAA; this comes from the coding sequence GTGGGAGAGGATAGATTTCTGGAATTTCGTGCCGTCTCCAAGGAGTTTGGGGGCACGAAAGCGCTAACGGATGTCTCGCTGGAACTTCGGCGCGGGGAAATCCTGGCATTGCTGGGGGAAAACGGTGCCGGCAAGTCGACGCTCATCAAAACCCTTGCTGGTATTTACAAGCCAGATGGCGGCGAAATCCTGTTTCGCGGTGAGCCCTATCACCATCGGCCGCCCAAGCCCAATGAACGGCAACCTGTCGCCTTCATCCATCAGGATCTCGGTCTCATCGAATGGATGACGGTCGCGGAGAATGTTGGTCTGGCGCAGGGGTTCTCCATGCGCCGCAAACTGATCGACTGGAATGCCACGGCGCGCCGTACCGCCGAAGCGCTAAAGCTCGTCGGCTGTGATTTCGATCCATCCACACGCGTGCAGAGCCTGACGCGGACGGAAAAATCATTGGTGGCTATTGCTCGTGCGCTGGCGGTCGAGGCAGATGTTCTGGTGCTTGATGAGCCGACGGCGAGCCTTCCCGCCGACGAAGTAGAGCGGCTCTTCACGGCCATAAGGCCCTTGAGGGACCGCGGTGTGGGCATGATCTATGTCTCCCATCGCCTGGACGAAATCTTCCGTATCGCGGATCGTGTCGCGGTATTGCGCGATGGCAGGCTTGTCGGTGAAACGCCCGTCGCGGACACCAACCCCGATGAATTGATCCGCATGATCGTTGGCCGCAAGGCAAATCAGCTGTTTTCAAAGGCTCATTCGGCACTGGGCGAAACATTGGTGTCGGTGAAGGATCTTGCCTGCCGTGGCGCTGGTCCCGTTTCCTTCGATCTGAAGAAAGGCGAGCTTCTCGGCCTCGTTGGGCTGCGCGGTGCAGGGCAGGAATTGATCGGCCGCGCGCTCTTTGGCGCGGAGCCGGCTTCCGGAGAAGTCAAGATCCGCGGCGCCAAGCCGGATCTGCGGTCACCGGAAACGGCCATCGGATCGGGGATCGGGCTGATTGCCCGCGACCGTACCGAAGAATCGGTCGCCATGTCGCTTTCCCTGCGCGAGAACACCTACCTCAATCCCGGTGCTTCCGGCCGAGGGCTTTCCTCCTTCCTGTCTCCGGCGAAAGAAGCCGAGATGGCGCGTTCGATCGGCGAAAAGGTCGGCTTGAGGCCGAACGACCAATCCTTGGCGATCGAAGCCCTGTCCGGTGGCAACCAGCAGAAGGTTGTGGTTGGCCGCTGGCTGGCGACAGGCCGAAAGCTCCTGATCGCCGAAGATCCGACGGCCGGCGTCGATGTGGGCGCCAAGGCTGAGATCTATCGCCTGATTGCTGCTGCGGTCGAGGAGGGGCTCGCCGTTCTGGTCATTTCCACCGACTTCGAAGAGATCGCCCATATCTGCCATCGGGCGCTGGTGTTTTCGCGCGGGGTTATCGTGCGTGAACTCGTCGGCGAGGATCTGACGACATCCGCAGTCATCGCCGCCGCGTCCGCCTCCGAAGCGGCCTGA
- a CDS encoding MFS transporter produces MSNTRIAPTYAAGGVEAIPKRRWFNVIVPIMILCIVSYMDRTNIGFAIPGGMSKELAMSASFAGLAAGIFFIGYLFLQVPGGQLAARGNAKKFLTWSMVSWGVICILTSYVTNEMQLLGLRFALGVAEGGMLPVVLTMISKWFPDEERGRATAITIMFVPIANIISGPIAGFVVQNFGWRDLFMIEGLVSFILIIPWVLMVEEDPAKAKWLSSAERDYIVGRLKEEQETLARTPAVEKATLSQIMADKAMWQLIAINFFYQTAIYAFVIWLPTVIKNLTHGDIAFVGMLSMLPYVGTMIGMYVIGRLSDTSGKRKKYVILPLMLLAVSLLLSVVFKEQPWISFICLIFAGTFLQAAASVFWTIPPALFTASVAGGARGVINALGNLGGFIGPFLLGWLTDVFGSTDYGVLTLVALLVLSSIITLTLPTSRAKA; encoded by the coding sequence ATGTCCAATACAAGAATAGCGCCTACCTATGCCGCGGGAGGAGTGGAGGCAATTCCAAAGCGGCGTTGGTTCAATGTCATCGTCCCGATCATGATCCTCTGCATCGTTTCCTATATGGACCGCACCAATATCGGGTTTGCGATCCCGGGAGGCATGTCGAAGGAGCTGGCAATGTCCGCCTCCTTTGCAGGCCTGGCTGCGGGCATATTTTTTATCGGTTATCTTTTCCTCCAGGTGCCGGGCGGGCAGCTTGCTGCGCGTGGCAATGCCAAGAAGTTCCTCACCTGGTCCATGGTATCCTGGGGCGTCATCTGCATCCTGACATCCTACGTCACGAACGAGATGCAACTCCTAGGCCTTCGCTTCGCTCTTGGCGTGGCGGAAGGCGGCATGCTTCCCGTCGTACTGACGATGATCAGCAAGTGGTTTCCCGATGAGGAACGTGGTCGCGCAACCGCAATCACGATCATGTTCGTGCCGATTGCCAACATTATATCCGGACCGATCGCAGGTTTTGTCGTTCAGAATTTCGGATGGCGTGATTTGTTTATGATCGAAGGCCTGGTTTCCTTCATCCTGATCATTCCGTGGGTGCTGATGGTCGAGGAGGATCCGGCCAAGGCCAAGTGGCTATCGTCGGCCGAGCGCGACTATATCGTTGGTCGCCTCAAGGAAGAGCAGGAAACCCTGGCACGCACGCCGGCGGTCGAAAAAGCGACGCTGTCACAGATCATGGCTGACAAGGCCATGTGGCAACTCATTGCAATCAACTTCTTCTATCAGACTGCAATCTATGCCTTCGTCATCTGGTTGCCCACGGTCATCAAGAACTTGACGCACGGTGACATAGCCTTCGTCGGCATGCTCTCCATGCTTCCCTATGTCGGCACCATGATCGGCATGTATGTGATCGGAAGGCTTTCCGACACGTCGGGCAAACGCAAGAAGTACGTCATTCTGCCGCTGATGCTGCTGGCTGTCAGCCTGCTGCTGTCGGTGGTCTTCAAGGAACAGCCCTGGATATCGTTCATATGCCTCATTTTTGCAGGAACTTTCCTGCAGGCAGCCGCATCGGTATTCTGGACGATCCCACCGGCTCTGTTTACCGCGTCGGTTGCAGGTGGAGCCAGAGGCGTCATCAATGCACTCGGCAATCTCGGCGGTTTCATCGGGCCCTTCCTGCTCGGCTGGCTTACCGATGTCTTCGGAAGTACCGATTACGGCGTTCTGACTCTCGTTGCGCTTCTGGTCCTGTCCTCGATCATAACCCTGACGCTGCCGACATCGCGCGCCAAGGCCTGA
- a CDS encoding carboxymuconolactone decarboxylase family protein, translating into MTQRLNYAAQSPEFLRKMSELSMSLKDSVIEQSIRDLVNIRASQINGCAFCLDMHVKEAKIHGATELRLYHVAIWRESNLFNSRERAALAWTEALTTLPQGGVPDELYERVRGQLSEKEISDLTFSIMTINAWNRASIAFKVVPGSADKLYGLDKAGLAA; encoded by the coding sequence ATGACACAGCGCCTGAACTACGCCGCCCAGTCCCCGGAATTCCTCAGGAAAATGTCCGAACTGAGCATGTCCCTGAAAGATAGCGTGATCGAGCAATCGATCCGCGATCTCGTCAATATTCGCGCCTCGCAGATCAACGGGTGCGCCTTCTGCCTCGACATGCATGTGAAGGAAGCCAAGATCCATGGCGCAACCGAACTGCGCCTCTACCATGTAGCGATATGGCGGGAATCCAATCTCTTCAACTCCCGTGAACGCGCCGCACTGGCTTGGACGGAAGCACTGACCACGCTGCCCCAAGGCGGCGTTCCGGACGAACTCTACGAACGTGTCCGCGGACAACTCTCGGAGAAGGAAATCTCCGACCTCACCTTCTCCATCATGACGATCAACGCCTGGAACCGCGCCAGCATCGCGTTCAAGGTCGTGCCCGGTTCGGCAGACAAGCTCTACGGGTTGGACAAAGCCGGCCTTGCGGCCTGA
- a CDS encoding SMP-30/gluconolactonase/LRE family protein gives MSFFEAEDPVFATFVLGNAPLKKLAGGFDWVEGPVWFGDHDCLLFSDIPNNRILRWSPVSGISTFREPSNFSNGHTRDREGRLVSCEHGARRVSRTEHDGSITVIAAAYEGKRLNSPNDVIVASDGAIWFTDPHYGISTDYEGTRAEQELPCNVYRVDAVSGEIRAVLTDFQCPNGLAFSPDETRLYVADTGRMFSSDPQHIRVFDVGAEWKLSGGDIFHSIAPGCADGMRVDATGNLWSSAGDGVHCIAPDGHRLGKILVPETVSNICFGGRKGHRLFITASTSIYSVSLAIRGHIGWN, from the coding sequence ATGTCGTTTTTCGAAGCTGAAGATCCGGTGTTTGCCACCTTCGTTCTCGGCAATGCGCCGCTGAAGAAACTCGCCGGAGGGTTTGATTGGGTCGAAGGGCCTGTCTGGTTCGGCGATCACGACTGTCTGCTGTTTTCCGACATTCCCAACAATCGCATCCTGCGCTGGAGCCCCGTTTCGGGTATCAGCACTTTCCGAGAGCCGTCGAACTTCTCAAACGGCCACACCCGCGACCGAGAGGGCCGGCTGGTCAGTTGCGAACATGGTGCTCGGCGCGTCTCGCGTACTGAGCATGACGGCTCGATCACGGTCATTGCCGCTGCCTATGAAGGCAAGCGGCTGAACTCGCCTAATGACGTGATCGTCGCCTCGGATGGGGCAATCTGGTTTACCGATCCGCATTACGGCATCTCGACCGATTATGAAGGCACGCGCGCCGAACAGGAGCTGCCCTGCAACGTCTACCGCGTCGATGCGGTTTCAGGCGAAATCCGTGCCGTACTCACCGATTTTCAATGTCCGAACGGTCTTGCTTTCAGCCCGGACGAAACGCGGCTTTATGTCGCCGACACAGGACGCATGTTTTCCAGCGATCCACAGCATATCCGCGTCTTTGATGTTGGCGCAGAGTGGAAGCTCAGTGGCGGCGACATTTTTCACTCTATCGCACCAGGCTGTGCCGATGGCATGCGTGTCGATGCGACCGGGAACCTTTGGTCCTCTGCCGGAGACGGCGTTCATTGTATCGCGCCCGATGGCCATCGCCTCGGAAAGATACTTGTTCCGGAAACCGTATCGAATATCTGCTTCGGTGGACGAAAAGGGCATAGGTTGTTCATTACGGCCAGCACTTCGATCTATTCGGTATCGCTCGCCATTCGCGGCCATATCGGTTGGAATTGA
- a CDS encoding LysR family transcriptional regulator, with amino-acid sequence MDIVSALRTFLRVVEAGSFSAAANDLGLTQPAVSRQVAALEEHYHTRLFHRSTNALSLTAEGERMIPMAQKAVEAVEAIEEVGSADGLLVAGKVRVSLPAPLGLHVSDRLPQLVNMHPRLTVDVMFREEPSDLVAEGIDLEVRLGDVADSNLICRRIGWTTASLVAAPDYLNGRTAPITPVEIVDHECICYNRGGEERVWSFVDDDREQKIKITPRMTFDNAVAVHRAVLAGGGLAILSHILVNDDIAGGRLVQVMQSRPPTRLPITLVYASRRNLSLRVRTVLDFLVQLVGQDDLMRA; translated from the coding sequence ATGGATATTGTCTCAGCCTTGCGGACTTTCTTGCGGGTCGTGGAAGCAGGCTCGTTTTCGGCTGCAGCGAATGATCTTGGTCTGACCCAGCCCGCGGTTTCACGACAGGTGGCCGCGCTGGAAGAGCACTACCATACCCGCCTGTTTCATCGCTCCACCAATGCGCTCTCACTGACCGCCGAAGGTGAGCGGATGATCCCAATGGCGCAGAAAGCCGTCGAAGCGGTGGAGGCAATCGAAGAGGTGGGCTCTGCCGACGGGCTTCTCGTCGCGGGCAAGGTCAGGGTGAGCCTACCGGCGCCCCTAGGCCTTCATGTGAGTGATCGGCTACCACAATTGGTCAACATGCATCCGCGGCTGACGGTCGATGTGATGTTCCGGGAAGAGCCATCGGATCTCGTAGCTGAAGGCATAGACCTGGAGGTGCGTCTCGGCGACGTCGCAGACAGTAATCTCATCTGTCGGCGTATCGGCTGGACCACGGCATCTCTTGTTGCGGCGCCGGACTATCTGAACGGCAGAACGGCTCCTATAACTCCCGTAGAAATCGTCGATCACGAGTGCATTTGCTACAATCGCGGAGGCGAAGAGCGCGTCTGGAGTTTTGTCGATGACGACCGCGAGCAAAAGATAAAGATCACGCCACGCATGACGTTCGACAATGCCGTCGCTGTACACCGTGCCGTCCTTGCAGGCGGCGGGCTGGCGATCCTGTCTCATATTCTAGTCAATGACGATATCGCGGGGGGGCGACTTGTTCAGGTCATGCAATCCCGCCCTCCGACGCGCCTGCCGATCACCCTGGTTTATGCCTCGCGGCGTAATCTCTCGTTGCGTGTTCGAACCGTGCTGGATTTCCTGGTGCAGCTCGTGGGACAGGATGATCTGATGAGGGCGTGA